The Yersinia entomophaga nucleotide sequence TACAGATTTTGGCCACGGGCCTAGCCAGTCAGAAGAGATCTATGGCTCAACTTTGGGTGAATACCGATGAAATCGCGACAAATGCGCACCAGGATTTCCATCAGACAATCACGTTAACCGATGAATTTTTCAATCCGCGAACTTATTCCGCCATCATGCTAGAAATTCATTACCATGCCGCCGGATTTTTTATTACCAACGATATATTGCGACAAGTTGCGCAAATGGACGCTCAGGGTGTCACTCTCGTTTGTGGTGAAAAAGACCGAATGGGTATGGTTGCAACCAACTGGTTAGCCGAACGGGTTAACGTTGAGGTAATACTCGTGCGGGATATCGCTCATCAGGCGCTTCATACAGAAATGATTAAACAACTCCGGCATCTTATTGCCCGATAGACATCGCGCTATAGGCAGAGAGTCAACGATAAAAATCCCCGCAGCCAACGCAAACGGGGAGTATATTATTTCCAATAAAATCAATTATTACTTCAACGCCATTACTTCAACGCCATTACTTCAACGCCATTGCATCACGCATGGTAAAGAACAGGTCGGTTTGGTCAGTTAGACCCACGACGTTAGCCGCGTGAGGGCCATAGGCAGCAATGCGTAGCTGCGTGCCGGTATGACCTTGAGAGTCATCTTCGGAATTCCCATAACTGATCGCCATCACCGCGCCATCTTTGGTCATTAATGCCTGCGTCAACCCCGGCGCCTTGGCATCGGCCTCGACGATCTGGCTGGAATGAGCATGGTCGGCGGTCACAATCACCAGCGTGTTGCCGTCGGCTTTTGCGAACTCGAGCGCTTTTTGTACCGCTTCATCCAAATCAACAGTTTCACCGAACTGACCACAAGGGTTCGCGGCATGATCCTGTTTATCAATTGACGCCCCTTCTACCTGTAGGAAGAAACCTTTTTCATTGGTTTTCAACACTTCTATGGCTTTTTCTGTCATGGCGGCCAACGTTGGAATATCCGCAGTGCGTTCCGGATTCACCTCGCAGGTGACTGGAGATTTATCGATATTACCGTGGTATGACGCCTTCGGGCCTAACCAACGCACTGGCATATTACCCGCCGAGAATAGGCCAAGAACGGGTTTATCCTGATTTGCCTGAGTTACCCCATTGAGATCATTCAGACTCTCAACAATCAGATAACCGCGGGCAATAGCCTGGTCGCGCAAGGATTTATCCTTCCACTCGCCGGCCTTAGCCAGTTGCTCAAAAGATTTTGCTCCGCCGCCTAGCGTGATATCTGCCCGGGCTTGGATCATTTGCTCGGTTATCGAACCTCTTCCGCCGTTTTCCAGCGCATTGGTCGCGCATTTTTCGCTAGTTTCTTCAGGGCCATAGCATTTGCGACCGGTAACGTGAGCAAACTGAGCGGCAGGCGTGGCATCTTGCAACTCTGCGGTAGAAACGTTGCCAGTGGCTTTCCCTGCCGCTTTCGCCAGTTCCAGAATGGTGATGTGATCTTTGCCTGTAACATCCACACCCAACGCGCCGTTATAAGTTTTAACGCCGCTTGACCATGCGGTGGCTGACGCAGCGGAATCAGTTACATAATTCGGTTTTTGCGTCTTTTTGTCTAAAGAGTAATGCGTGTATTGACCCGTCAGTGGCAAGGCATCAATGCCTTTGAAGAAACCGCCGGCACCCGCCGCATAGTTACGCGCCGAGGTGATTTCAGAATCGCCCATTCCATCGCCAATCAGCAAAATGACATTTTTTACGGTTTTATCCGATAAAGAGTCGCGTAAAGCCTGCGTCTGGTCACTATCTAATCGACGAGCTCCGCCGAACTGAGTGATGTCGCCTTTCGCGGAACGGTCATATAAGCCCGTTTCTGCGGCACTGGCGTTAGGCATCAGTAATGTGCAACTGGTAGACAGCAACAGCGTTGATAATGCGACTCGGGAAGCGGTAGAAATGCGCTTTGACATCGGTAGAGTTCCTTTTGTAACACACTAATACAGTTTGTATTTATTGGTTACATTGGATACTAGAGCAGCCGGATGACGTTTTTATGACGGCTTATGTTAATTATTTCACCCTCATTTTTAATCAAACTACTTTAAAAAACATCGGCTCAATTTTACTAACAGAAAGCGGCATTTTGCCGCTCTGGCATGCTTTCCCATGTTCCCTATTTACCGACATCCCTGCCTCACTGAAACATCACCATATTTATCAAAAAGTTAAACCAGTAAGGGCAGAATTTAGCGAGTAGGAAAGTATTCACTCCGCGGAGTACGAGTTACTCGGTGTCCATCGGTCTCACTGACTGATAGATATCAATATCGAAATAACCGTCGGCCATTCCGTCATTCAAATAGACCTCAAAACACGCACCTTCTGCCGGGAGGTAGCCACTGGCGGGTAAATGCAGGTTATACAACTCTCCCCATGCCTTGGCATAATCCCCATCGGTCACCCGCGCACGATAAACCGCATAAGTCCCACCAGGTATTATTTGTAAAAGCACACCACTGCTGGCATGCGCGGGCAAGACAAAATCATCGGCCACAGAAAAAGCCACATCAGCCCGCAGATTGGCGGGTGGCGTGGTTTCAGGGTTATCCCAATAAAGCGCTAGCCAGGATTCATAGGGTAACGGGTGCTGCTGCTGCCAGGATGATAACTGTTTGAAACCAAGAGGAATGGTT carries:
- the sbmC gene encoding DNA gyrase inhibitor SbmC, which encodes MTFRIIEKQPQQVVSIRVIGPYAETIPLGFKQLSSWQQQHPLPYESWLALYWDNPETTPPANLRADVAFSVADDFVLPAHASSGVLLQIIPGGTYAVYRARVTDGDYAKAWGELYNLHLPASGYLPAEGACFEVYLNDGMADGYFDIDIYQSVRPMDTE
- the phoA gene encoding alkaline phosphatase, which produces MSKRISTASRVALSTLLLSTSCTLLMPNASAAETGLYDRSAKGDITQFGGARRLDSDQTQALRDSLSDKTVKNVILLIGDGMGDSEITSARNYAAGAGGFFKGIDALPLTGQYTHYSLDKKTQKPNYVTDSAASATAWSSGVKTYNGALGVDVTGKDHITILELAKAAGKATGNVSTAELQDATPAAQFAHVTGRKCYGPEETSEKCATNALENGGRGSITEQMIQARADITLGGGAKSFEQLAKAGEWKDKSLRDQAIARGYLIVESLNDLNGVTQANQDKPVLGLFSAGNMPVRWLGPKASYHGNIDKSPVTCEVNPERTADIPTLAAMTEKAIEVLKTNEKGFFLQVEGASIDKQDHAANPCGQFGETVDLDEAVQKALEFAKADGNTLVIVTADHAHSSQIVEADAKAPGLTQALMTKDGAVMAISYGNSEDDSQGHTGTQLRIAAYGPHAANVVGLTDQTDLFFTMRDAMALK